The DNA region CGGCAGAAAACCTGGCCGAACGATATGCGATTTCAAGAGAAGAGCAGGATTCTTTTGCCTGGCAAACCCAGCTGAAATGGAAACAGGCACAGGAAGCCGGTAAGTTTCAGGAGGAACTAATCCCCTACCCGCTTCCCCCCCTGAAAAAAGGCGGAGAGCCCCGTACTTTTGATACAGATGAGCATCCCCGCTTATCTACCCTGGAACAACTGGCACAATTGAAACCTGCGTTTAAAAAAGACGGGAGTGTAACGGCTGGAAATGCCTCCGGTCTCAATGATGGTGCTGCCATGACGATTCTCGCCAGTGAAGAAATGATCCGGGAATACAATCTGAAACCGATTGCACGCATAGTATCGGCAGCGGTAGCCGGTGTGGATCCGGCCATCATGGGTATCGGGCCTGTGCCTGCTACGCAAAAGGCACTGACGCGTGCCGGGCTAAAACTGTCAGACCTCGACCTGATTGAGCTCAATGAGGCTTTTGCGGCTCAGGTCATTGCCTGTCACCGGGAATTGCAATACAATCCGGATATCCTGAATGTAAACGGAGGGGCAATTGCCATTGGCCATCCCCTGGGCTGTTCGGGTGCGAGGATTACCGCCACGCTGGTGCATGAGCTGCAAAAAAGAAACAACAGCCGTTACGGACTGGCCACCATGTGTGTGGGGGTTGGTCAGGGGGTTGCCATGATTGTAGAACGGGTGTAGGATGCCTCGGTATTTTCTCCGAGTACAATATCTGGGAACAGCCTATCGGGGCTGGCAATCCCAGCCCAATCTACCTACTGTACAGGGAACACTCAATGATGCGCTGGAAAAAATCCTGCGCCATCCAATTTCCTCTTTAGGTTGCGGAAGAACCGATGCCGGCGTACATGGCAGGGGGCAGATTTTGCACTTTGAAACGGAAGTCGAACCAGGAGAAAATTTCCTTCAACACTTAAATCACCTGCTGCCTCCGGATATTGCCGCGAATGCGTTTATGGTATCTCCTATCCCGGGTGCCCATGTGAGGTACAGTGCCCTCTGGAGAAAGTATCGGTATTATGTGCATTTTGGGAAAAACCCCTTTCTGCACCACACTTCCCTTCGCCTGAGATACAGGCCCAGACCGGAAATGCTCACTGCCTGTGCGGCTGCATTACAGGGCGAAATGGATTTTGGTGCTTTTGCCATTCAACAGACCGGCCAAAAGCATACGCGATGCCGGGTACATTTTGCGCATTGGCATTTTGGAGAAGACCAGTGGTATTTTGAGATTCAGGCAGACCGATTTTTACGCGGGATGGTGCGCATGCTCACAGGCTCTATGCTGCGAATTGCACACCGGAATGAAGACATATCCGAGTTTCTCCATTACCTTAACAATCCGGAAGGCGTTATGGCCCGGCCGATGGCGGAACCCCAGGGCCTTACTTTGTGGGACACAGGCTTTCCGGAAGGATTTTTTATTGATAAATAAATTTATTTACAAAAACCTGAAAGACAGAATCTCTTACCAGAAATAGATTTTGCCTCTTGAATACATTTTACCAACTGATTTTCGGAAGACTATTTACATTAAATAAACTTATATATAAAATCCAGAAACAAGGAAATGACTATTTTTATTGAATTTCGGGCACATACAGTAAACTTTTATATAATTTTTTACACAATCTGCTGAATAATAATCCACTCATAGCGATTTATAAATATTTTTATAATAACGCATTAACAGGGTATGGTTCTTCCATTCCCATTGGATAAAACAGAAGAAATATTAACTCAGGCTTCGGCGAGAATGCGACTCCGGTTGGGCCGGGGATTATTCCGATCCAGTTCAAACTGGCTCACCGCATGCTTTTCTATGTGCGCAATGGCTTCAGAAACATCATCAGTGAGAAAAAACAATTCCAGGTCCTTTTCGGAAATTGTGCCTTCAGCCACCATTTTATACATGAAATCCACCATGGGTTGCCAGTAATCTTTTCCCATCAATACGACCGGAAAGGAGGATATCTTGCCGGTCTGGATCAGGGTAATGGTTTCAAACATTTCATCGAGGGTACCTGCACCACCGGGCATGATAACGAAGGCATAGGAATACTTAACCAACAGAACCTTGCGAACGAAGAAATACCGGAAGTTAACGAACTTATCCAGGAATGGATTGGGCTTTTGTTCAAAAGGAAGAATAATATTGCACCCAACGGAGGGGCCATTCACCGAACGGGCGCCTTCATTGGCTGCCTGCATGATACCGGGCCCACCCCCTGTCATAATGGTAAAACCCAGGCGGGAAATACCTGCTGCGACTTCCTTCGTCAACTGGTAGTAGGGATGGTCTTCCCGGAACCTTGCCGACCCGAAAATGGTGACACATGGACCGACAAAATGCAGGGTGCGAAAGCCTTTGATAAACTCGAGCATAACCCTGAGGGTAAATACAAATTCACTCCATCTGGATCTGGGGCCTTCGAGAAAACCTTTGGAGTGTTCCAATTCTTTATGACGGGCTGTATTGAGTGCGGACATAAGTTCCTGTAAGCAAAATTGAATCCATTATTCCATTCCGATGAACACACCGGAATCGCGTTGTTCCACCGGGTAGAGGTATAAACGCCCCCTGCCCTGTTTTTCATATCCGGTATCCAGGGAAAAAGAATACCGGTGGAGAGGGCAGGTGATGCATCCATCCGGGTCGGGCCGTATACCTTTGAGGCTGGCCTGCTGGTGGGGGCAAACAGGCCGCCAGGCCCTCCAGTTTCCATCAGAAAGGCGGAGCAGGCATATTTCTGTGCCCCTCACCAGGGTCATAAAGGGAATTCCCCGGTCGGGCCAGGGGCCATCAGGTTCCAGAACCTTATGCCATCGGACCATGGGGTGGGCGGAGGATTAATCCTGAAGTTCGAGTTTCAGGTCGGTATTCACCAGCTGAATGAACTGTCTGGCGCGGTCCACGATTTCGGAACGGCTGAGGTTCAGAATTCTTTCGGTACCGAATTTCTCCACGCAGAAGCTGGCCATGGCTGAACCATAAATCACAGCGTTTTTCATATTCTGGAAGGAGATATCACGGGTTTTGGCAAGGTAACCGATAAAGCCTCCGGCAAAAGTATCTCCGGCACCGGTGGGGTCAAACACCTCCTCGAGGGGAAGGGCCGGGGCAAAGAATACTTCTTTTCCATGGAACAACAGGGCGCCATGTTCCCCTTTTTTGATAATCAAAAATTTGGGGCCCATTTGCAGGATGGCGCGGGCAGCCTTAACGAGGGAATACTCTCCGGAAAGCTGGCGGGCTTCCTCATCATTAATGGTCAGTACATCCACGAGGCGGATGGTTTCTTTCAGGCTGTCCATGGCAATGTCCATCCAGAAATTCATGGTATCCATGACGATGAGTTTGGGCCTTTCGGTCATTTGCCCGATAACTTCCCGCTGTATATCCGGAGTCAGATTCCCCAGCATGAGGAAGGGGGATTTGGAGGCTGAGGCAGGAACAACAGGCTTGAAGGTAGCCAGCACATTGAGTTCTGTCACCAGGGTATCGCGTGAATTCAGGTCGTTGTGGTATTTACCGGACCAGAAAAAAGACTTTTCATTTTGGCGGATTTCGAGTCCATCGGTATTGATTCCCCGACGGTTCATATCCAGGATGGCTTCTGCCGGAAAATCGCCTCCGACTACAGAAACGACTGCACTTCCGGACACAAAATAGGATGCAGCTATGGAAATGTAGGTAGCAGCCCCACCGATGATTTTATCCGTTTTGCCGAATGGGGTTTCAATGGCATCGAAGGCTACGGATCCTACTGTCAGAACACTCATGGTAAAAGTAAATTGGTTGATTTGCCTGCAAAAGTACCAAAATCCCGGAATATGGGTCAGGTGTAACCTCCGGCAACTCAGCGGTTTCGTTCAATCGTATATTGAACCAGATGGCGGAGGGACTCGCGACTGGGGCTGTCGGGAAAAGAATCCAGGATTTCAAAAGCCTCCTGGATGTAGCGTTTCATGGTTTCTTCCGCATAGGAAATACCACCATTTCCGATAACCAGATCCATCAGCCAGCGCACTTTGGCCGGGTTACTATTGTGATTTTTGACCACATTGATAATCTGCCTTCTTTCTGCCCAGGATGCCTTGTTGAGCACATGGATAAGGGGCAGGGTCATTTTTTTCTCCTTGATGTCGATGCCCAGGGGTTTGCCCACATCGGCGGTACCGTAATCGAAGAGATCATCTTTTATCTGGAATGCGATGCCGACCTTTTCGCCAAAGAGGCGCATTTTCTCTGCAATGTCTTTGTCACTGCAGGCGCTGGCGGCCCCCACCTCACAGCAGGAAGCAATGAGCGATGCTGTTTTCTGACGAATAATATCAAAATATACCGGTTCGTCCACATTCAGGCGACGGGCCTTTTCAATCTGGAGAAGCTCGCCTTCACTCATGAGGCGTACGGCATTGGATACTATTTTGAGCAGGTTAAAATCATCATGTTCCAAGGACATAAGCAGACCCCGGGAGAGGAGAAAGTCTCCTACGAGAACGGCTATTTTATTTTTCCAGAGGGCATTAATGGAAAAGAATCCCCTGCGTTCATCGGCTTCGTCCACCACATCGTCATGAACCAGGGTGGCTGTATGGAGCAATTCCACCAGGGCGGCTCCCCGATAGGTAGCTGGCTGAATGCCCCCACATACCTGTGCTGAGAGCAATACAAACAGGGGACGCACCTGCTTGCCTTTT from Bacteroidia bacterium includes:
- a CDS encoding acetyl-CoA C-acyltransferase is translated as MKAVYIVDACRTPVGKYAGSLSGVRPDDMLAWVIKAILERNPGVPKDRIEEVIAGAANQSGEDNRNVARMAALLAGLPVTVAGVTVNRLCASGLQAILDGARSIQAGQADFVLAGGVESMTRAPFVMAKSESAYGRLPEFFDTTFGWRFTNPALSALYHPYVMGETAENLAERYAISREEQDSFAWQTQLKWKQAQEAGKFQEELIPYPLPPLKKGGEPRTFDTDEHPRLSTLEQLAQLKPAFKKDGSVTAGNASGLNDGAAMTILASEEMIREYNLKPIARIVSAAVAGVDPAIMGIGPVPATQKALTRAGLKLSDLDLIELNEAFAAQVIACHRELQYNPDILNVNGGAIAIGHPLGCSGARITATLVHELQKRNNSRYGLATMCVGVGQGVAMIVERV
- a CDS encoding TIGR00730 family Rossman fold protein gives rise to the protein MSALNTARHKELEHSKGFLEGPRSRWSEFVFTLRVMLEFIKGFRTLHFVGPCVTIFGSARFREDHPYYQLTKEVAAGISRLGFTIMTGGGPGIMQAANEGARSVNGPSVGCNIILPFEQKPNPFLDKFVNFRYFFVRKVLLVKYSYAFVIMPGGAGTLDEMFETITLIQTGKISSFPVVLMGKDYWQPMVDFMYKMVAEGTISEKDLELFFLTDDVSEAIAHIEKHAVSQFELDRNNPRPNRSRILAEA
- a CDS encoding Rieske (2Fe-2S) protein — protein: MVRWHKVLEPDGPWPDRGIPFMTLVRGTEICLLRLSDGNWRAWRPVCPHQQASLKGIRPDPDGCITCPLHRYSFSLDTGYEKQGRGRLYLYPVEQRDSGVFIGME
- a CDS encoding PfkB family carbohydrate kinase, with product MSVLTVGSVAFDAIETPFGKTDKIIGGAATYISIAASYFVSGSAVVSVVGGDFPAEAILDMNRRGINTDGLEIRQNEKSFFWSGKYHNDLNSRDTLVTELNVLATFKPVVPASASKSPFLMLGNLTPDIQREVIGQMTERPKLIVMDTMNFWMDIAMDSLKETIRLVDVLTINDEEARQLSGEYSLVKAARAILQMGPKFLIIKKGEHGALLFHGKEVFFAPALPLEEVFDPTGAGDTFAGGFIGYLAKTRDISFQNMKNAVIYGSAMASFCVEKFGTERILNLSRSEIVDRARQFIQLVNTDLKLELQD
- a CDS encoding polyprenyl synthetase family protein; protein product: MKSISLEEIQKPVEAELRQFDDHFRGAMKTRVMLLDTIMRYILRRKGKQVRPLFVLLSAQVCGGIQPATYRGAALVELLHTATLVHDDVVDEADERRGFFSINALWKNKIAVLVGDFLLSRGLLMSLEHDDFNLLKIVSNAVRLMSEGELLQIEKARRLNVDEPVYFDIIRQKTASLIASCCEVGAASACSDKDIAEKMRLFGEKVGIAFQIKDDLFDYGTADVGKPLGIDIKEKKMTLPLIHVLNKASWAERRQIINVVKNHNSNPAKVRWLMDLVIGNGGISYAEETMKRYIQEAFEILDSFPDSPSRESLRHLVQYTIERNR